From the Theobroma cacao cultivar B97-61/B2 chromosome 2, Criollo_cocoa_genome_V2, whole genome shotgun sequence genome, one window contains:
- the LOC18607914 gene encoding uncharacterized protein LOC18607914: MMGGGSVYWGRKEESKEVKGIVVIFAWVSIHDKHLQNYVDLYSSLGWNSLVSRADFLNAYYPERAMSLAFVLLNELVEELKFRTCPVVLVAFSGSPKACMYKVFQIIQGTGESQLNLDGDQLVRNCVSGQIYDSSPVDFASDLNAQFALHPSIRKMPGPSKLVSWIAKGVASGLDGLYLTGFQSQRAEYWQTLYSSVDLNAPYLILCSENDDLASYPVISNFAQCLQDLGADVKVVKWNDSPHLEHYKHYPIQYRAAVASFLEKATSVYSHRIQKLRERNGMHDEISELICDLQKAAVNSNQSLRRVALGPSDHFFLPSSAEYRNGRESGSLQDEQRERLISLPVPPSINAHSVLGQILFDACVPKNIEGWDIRFSGSVKGQPFAAARRHSPFLGIRCNRRSKL; the protein is encoded by the exons ATGATGGGCGGTGGAAGTGTGTATTGGGGAAGGAAAGAAGAGAGTAAAGAAGTGAAAGGAATAGTGGTGATATTTGCTTGGGTTTCGATTCACGACAAACACCTTCAAAATTACGTGGATTTGTATTCGTCTCTCGGTTGGAATTCCCTCGTTTCTCGTGCTGATTTTCTTAACGC ATATTATCCTGAGAGGGCTATGTCCTTAGCATTTGTTCTTCTAAATGAACTTGTGGAG GAGCTAAAGTTTAGAACTTGTCCTGTAGTCTTAGTTGCTTTCTCTGGCAGTCCTAAAGCTTGTATGTACAAGGTGTTTCAG ATTATTCAGGGAACAGGTGAAAGTCAGCTTAATCTG GATGGAGACCAGTTGGTTAGAAATTGTGTTTCTGGACAAATCTATGATTCTAGTCCAGTAGATTTTGCCAGTGATCTGAATGCCCAATTTGCTTTGCATCCCTCCATACGCAAAATGCCTGGACCatcaaaacttgtttcttGGATTGCAAAAGGTGTTGCTTCTGGTCTGGATGGTCTCTATCTAACTGGGTTTCAGTCTCAACGTGCTGAGTATTGGCAGACCCTTTACTCCTCAGTT GATTTAAATGCTCCATATCTCATTTTATGCTCAGAGAATGATGACCTTGCATCATATCCAGTTATCAGCAATTTTGCTCAATGCTTACAAGATCTTGGGGCAGATGTTAAGGTTGTAAAGTGGAATGACTCTCCTCACCTAG AACACTACAAGCATTATCCTATCCAGTACAGGGCTGCTGTGGCTAGTTTTCTTGAGAAGGCGACTTCAGTTTATTCCCATAGGATCCAGAAACTTCGAGAAAgaaatggtatgcatgatgagaTATCTGAGTTAATCTGTGACCTGCAGAAAGCAGCAGTCAACTCAAACCAAAGCCTTAGGAGAGTTGCTCTTGGACCTAGTGACCACTTTTTCTTGCCAAGTTCAGCTGAATATCGCAATGGTAGAGAGTCGGGGTCTCTACAAgatgaacaaagagaaagacTAATATCTCTGCCTGTACCCCCGAGCATCAATGCTCATAGTGTCCTTGGCCAGATCCTCTTTGATGCTTGTGTTCCGAAGAATATTGAAGGTTGGGACATTAGATTTTCAGGTTCTGTAAAAGGACAGCCATTTGCAGCTGCCCGTAGACATTCACCTTTCCTTGGTATCAGGTGCAATCGTCGTTCAAAATTGTAA
- the LOC18607915 gene encoding B3 domain-containing protein Os01g0234100 isoform X3 translates to MMMHMKMKVKVEEEEPTQMQQEPLVDEDEEDHLPISQLFQLLKQRQHQSLLSSSSSSMSMEIHDYPQKAARLVNSSVTFFIYSQYCTQICLSTVDLVHLYGCKRKRPRDKHSNDHVIKALPAVKGKAEEAWANSSANKRAEEVQANLPAEFPSFFKIMIPSMVCGCFWMALPKEFCQLHLPSHNTTVVLVDEGGKEYKTNFIVQRRALSGGWRKFSQEHGLLVGDALVFLLIRPSKFKVYILRVNGLGEVDAALGLLRLETRAKQTCIRKNNAEPFAQDINQYEVHRNSLSYPSAEENQSDNGSFDIGSSEVEGIRSSPEANAEFKQSRDAIGASKISPPQADFVAWDNTLAGFELLGMNVGVLRNRASRLLDLAFESKTQVKSRRFKEAEPERAYVEQEARSLKLQLLEKREEMGRLDADIEALKVNARRHKLMFEAVVNAPCMGI, encoded by the exons ATGATGATGCACATGAAAATGAAAGTGAAGGTGGAGGAGGAGGAGCCCACGCAAATGCAGCAAGAGCctttggttgatgaagatgaagaagaccATCTGCCCATTTCTCAACTTTTTCAGCTCCTTAAACAACGCCAACACCaatctcttctttcttcttcttcttcttccatgtcCATG GAAATTCATGATTATCCTCAGAAGGCTGCAAGGTTGGTAAATTCATCGGTaactttttttatctattctCAGTATTGTACACAAATTTGCTTAAGTACCGTTGATCTGGTTCATCTTTATGGATGCAAAAGGAAGAGGCCAAGGGACAAGCATTCCAACGATCATGTTATCAAGGCTTTGCCAGCTGTCAAAGGGAAAGCGGAAGAGGCTTGGGCGAACTCCTCTGCAAACAAGAGAGCAGAAGAGGTTCAAGCAAATTTACCAGCTGAATTCCCTAGTTTTTTTAAGATTATGATCCCATCAATGGTTTGTGGTTGCTTTTGGATG GCATTACCTAAGGAATTTTGCCAACTGCATTTGCCAAGTCATAATACGACCGTagtcttggttgatgaaggtGGAAAAGaatacaaaacaaattttattgttcaAAGGAGGGCGCTGAGTGGTGGGTGGAGGAAGTTTTCCCAAGAACATGGTTTACTTGTTGGGGATGCTTTAGTTTTCCTTTTGATCAGGCCTTCCAAATTTAAG GTGTATATTTTGAGAGTGAATGGCTTAGGTGAAGTGGACGCTGCTCTTGGCCTACTCAGATTAGAGACTCGTGCAAAGCAGACATGTATTA GAAAGAATAATGCAGAGCCTTTTGCCCAAGATATTAATCAATACGAAGTCCACAGGAATAGCTTGTCTTATCCTAGTGCTGAAGAAAATCAATCAGACAATGGCAGTTTTGATATTGGCTCCAGTGAAGTGGAAGGCATTAGGTCATCACCAGAAGCAAATGCTGAATTCAAACAATCGAGAG ATGCCATTGGAGCTTCCAAGATTTCCCCCCCACAAGCTGATTTTGTGGCTTGGGACAACACTTTGGCTGGCTTTGAGCTTTTGGGTATGAATGTTGGTGTTTTACGCAACAGGGCGAGCCGGCTTCTGGACCTTGCTTTTGAATCAAAAACACAAGTGAAATCAAGGAGGTTCAAGGAAGCCGAACCTGAGAGAGCTTATGTAGAACAGGAAGCAAGGTCTCTTAAATTGCAGCTTCTGGAAAAAAGGGAGGAAATGGGCAGGCTGGATGCTGATATAGAGGCATTGAAAGTGAATGCTAGGAGGCATAAGCTAATGTTTGAGGCAGTTGTTAATGCTCCATG catGGGGATTTAG
- the LOC18607915 gene encoding B3 domain-containing protein Os01g0234100 isoform X1 → MMMHMKMKVKVEEEEPTQMQQEPLVDEDEEDHLPISQLFQLLKQRQHQSLLSSSSSSMSMEIHDYPQKAARLVNSSVTFFIYSQYCTQICLSTVDLVHLYGCKRKRPRDKHSNDHVIKALPAVKGKAEEAWANSSANKRAEEVQANLPAEFPSFFKIMIPSMVCGCFWMALPKEFCQLHLPSHNTTVVLVDEGGKEYKTNFIVQRRALSGGWRKFSQEHGLLVGDALVFLLIRPSKFKVYILRVNGLGEVDAALGLLRLETRAKQTCINHAGKNNAEPFAQDINQYEVHRNSLSYPSAEENQSDNGSFDIGSSEVEGIRSSPEANAEFKQSRDAIGASKISPPQADFVAWDNTLAGFELLGMNVGVLRNRASRLLDLAFESKTQVKSRRFKEAEPERAYVEQEARSLKLQLLEKREEMGRLDADIEALKVNARRHKLMFEAVVNAPCMGI, encoded by the exons ATGATGATGCACATGAAAATGAAAGTGAAGGTGGAGGAGGAGGAGCCCACGCAAATGCAGCAAGAGCctttggttgatgaagatgaagaagaccATCTGCCCATTTCTCAACTTTTTCAGCTCCTTAAACAACGCCAACACCaatctcttctttcttcttcttcttcttccatgtcCATG GAAATTCATGATTATCCTCAGAAGGCTGCAAGGTTGGTAAATTCATCGGTaactttttttatctattctCAGTATTGTACACAAATTTGCTTAAGTACCGTTGATCTGGTTCATCTTTATGGATGCAAAAGGAAGAGGCCAAGGGACAAGCATTCCAACGATCATGTTATCAAGGCTTTGCCAGCTGTCAAAGGGAAAGCGGAAGAGGCTTGGGCGAACTCCTCTGCAAACAAGAGAGCAGAAGAGGTTCAAGCAAATTTACCAGCTGAATTCCCTAGTTTTTTTAAGATTATGATCCCATCAATGGTTTGTGGTTGCTTTTGGATG GCATTACCTAAGGAATTTTGCCAACTGCATTTGCCAAGTCATAATACGACCGTagtcttggttgatgaaggtGGAAAAGaatacaaaacaaattttattgttcaAAGGAGGGCGCTGAGTGGTGGGTGGAGGAAGTTTTCCCAAGAACATGGTTTACTTGTTGGGGATGCTTTAGTTTTCCTTTTGATCAGGCCTTCCAAATTTAAG GTGTATATTTTGAGAGTGAATGGCTTAGGTGAAGTGGACGCTGCTCTTGGCCTACTCAGATTAGAGACTCGTGCAAAGCAGACATGTATTA ATCATGCAGGAAAGAATAATGCAGAGCCTTTTGCCCAAGATATTAATCAATACGAAGTCCACAGGAATAGCTTGTCTTATCCTAGTGCTGAAGAAAATCAATCAGACAATGGCAGTTTTGATATTGGCTCCAGTGAAGTGGAAGGCATTAGGTCATCACCAGAAGCAAATGCTGAATTCAAACAATCGAGAG ATGCCATTGGAGCTTCCAAGATTTCCCCCCCACAAGCTGATTTTGTGGCTTGGGACAACACTTTGGCTGGCTTTGAGCTTTTGGGTATGAATGTTGGTGTTTTACGCAACAGGGCGAGCCGGCTTCTGGACCTTGCTTTTGAATCAAAAACACAAGTGAAATCAAGGAGGTTCAAGGAAGCCGAACCTGAGAGAGCTTATGTAGAACAGGAAGCAAGGTCTCTTAAATTGCAGCTTCTGGAAAAAAGGGAGGAAATGGGCAGGCTGGATGCTGATATAGAGGCATTGAAAGTGAATGCTAGGAGGCATAAGCTAATGTTTGAGGCAGTTGTTAATGCTCCATG catGGGGATTTAG
- the LOC18607915 gene encoding B3 domain-containing protein Os01g0234100 isoform X4: MMMHMKMKVKVEEEEPTQMQQEPLVDEDEEDHLPISQLFQLLKQRQHQSLLSSSSSSMSMEIHDYPQKAARKRPRDKHSNDHVIKALPAVKGKAEEAWANSSANKRAEEVQANLPAEFPSFFKIMIPSMVCGCFWMALPKEFCQLHLPSHNTTVVLVDEGGKEYKTNFIVQRRALSGGWRKFSQEHGLLVGDALVFLLIRPSKFKVYILRVNGLGEVDAALGLLRLETRAKQTCINHAGKNNAEPFAQDINQYEVHRNSLSYPSAEENQSDNGSFDIGSSEVEGIRSSPEANAEFKQSRDAIGASKISPPQADFVAWDNTLAGFELLGMNVGVLRNRASRLLDLAFESKTQVKSRRFKEAEPERAYVEQEARSLKLQLLEKREEMGRLDADIEALKVNARRHKLMFEAVVNAPCMGI; this comes from the exons ATGATGATGCACATGAAAATGAAAGTGAAGGTGGAGGAGGAGGAGCCCACGCAAATGCAGCAAGAGCctttggttgatgaagatgaagaagaccATCTGCCCATTTCTCAACTTTTTCAGCTCCTTAAACAACGCCAACACCaatctcttctttcttcttcttcttcttccatgtcCATG GAAATTCATGATTATCCTCAGAAGGCTGCAAG GAAGAGGCCAAGGGACAAGCATTCCAACGATCATGTTATCAAGGCTTTGCCAGCTGTCAAAGGGAAAGCGGAAGAGGCTTGGGCGAACTCCTCTGCAAACAAGAGAGCAGAAGAGGTTCAAGCAAATTTACCAGCTGAATTCCCTAGTTTTTTTAAGATTATGATCCCATCAATGGTTTGTGGTTGCTTTTGGATG GCATTACCTAAGGAATTTTGCCAACTGCATTTGCCAAGTCATAATACGACCGTagtcttggttgatgaaggtGGAAAAGaatacaaaacaaattttattgttcaAAGGAGGGCGCTGAGTGGTGGGTGGAGGAAGTTTTCCCAAGAACATGGTTTACTTGTTGGGGATGCTTTAGTTTTCCTTTTGATCAGGCCTTCCAAATTTAAG GTGTATATTTTGAGAGTGAATGGCTTAGGTGAAGTGGACGCTGCTCTTGGCCTACTCAGATTAGAGACTCGTGCAAAGCAGACATGTATTA ATCATGCAGGAAAGAATAATGCAGAGCCTTTTGCCCAAGATATTAATCAATACGAAGTCCACAGGAATAGCTTGTCTTATCCTAGTGCTGAAGAAAATCAATCAGACAATGGCAGTTTTGATATTGGCTCCAGTGAAGTGGAAGGCATTAGGTCATCACCAGAAGCAAATGCTGAATTCAAACAATCGAGAG ATGCCATTGGAGCTTCCAAGATTTCCCCCCCACAAGCTGATTTTGTGGCTTGGGACAACACTTTGGCTGGCTTTGAGCTTTTGGGTATGAATGTTGGTGTTTTACGCAACAGGGCGAGCCGGCTTCTGGACCTTGCTTTTGAATCAAAAACACAAGTGAAATCAAGGAGGTTCAAGGAAGCCGAACCTGAGAGAGCTTATGTAGAACAGGAAGCAAGGTCTCTTAAATTGCAGCTTCTGGAAAAAAGGGAGGAAATGGGCAGGCTGGATGCTGATATAGAGGCATTGAAAGTGAATGCTAGGAGGCATAAGCTAATGTTTGAGGCAGTTGTTAATGCTCCATG catGGGGATTTAG
- the LOC18607915 gene encoding B3 domain-containing protein Os01g0234100 isoform X2 yields the protein MMMHMKMKVKVEEEEPTQMQQEPLVDEDEEDHLPISQLFQLLKQRQHQSLLSSSSSSMSMEIHDYPQKAARLVNSSVTFFIYSQYCTQICLSTVDLVHLYGCKRKRPRDKHSNDHVIKALPAVKGKAEEAWANSSANKRAEEVQANLPAEFPSFFKIMIPSMVCGCFWMALPKEFCQLHLPSHNTTVVLVDEGGKEYKTNFIVQRRALSGGWRKFSQEHGLLVGDALVFLLIRPSKFKVYILRVNGLGEVDAALGLLRLETRAKQTCINHAGKNNAEPFAQDINQYEVHRNSLSYPSAEENQSDNGSFDIGSSEVEGIRSSPEANAEFKQSRDAIGASKISPPQADFVAWDNTLAGFELLGMNVGVLRNRASRLLDLAFESKTQVKSRRFKEAEPERAYVEQEARSLKLQLLEKREEMGRLDADIEALKVNARRHKLMFEAVVNAPW from the exons ATGATGATGCACATGAAAATGAAAGTGAAGGTGGAGGAGGAGGAGCCCACGCAAATGCAGCAAGAGCctttggttgatgaagatgaagaagaccATCTGCCCATTTCTCAACTTTTTCAGCTCCTTAAACAACGCCAACACCaatctcttctttcttcttcttcttcttccatgtcCATG GAAATTCATGATTATCCTCAGAAGGCTGCAAGGTTGGTAAATTCATCGGTaactttttttatctattctCAGTATTGTACACAAATTTGCTTAAGTACCGTTGATCTGGTTCATCTTTATGGATGCAAAAGGAAGAGGCCAAGGGACAAGCATTCCAACGATCATGTTATCAAGGCTTTGCCAGCTGTCAAAGGGAAAGCGGAAGAGGCTTGGGCGAACTCCTCTGCAAACAAGAGAGCAGAAGAGGTTCAAGCAAATTTACCAGCTGAATTCCCTAGTTTTTTTAAGATTATGATCCCATCAATGGTTTGTGGTTGCTTTTGGATG GCATTACCTAAGGAATTTTGCCAACTGCATTTGCCAAGTCATAATACGACCGTagtcttggttgatgaaggtGGAAAAGaatacaaaacaaattttattgttcaAAGGAGGGCGCTGAGTGGTGGGTGGAGGAAGTTTTCCCAAGAACATGGTTTACTTGTTGGGGATGCTTTAGTTTTCCTTTTGATCAGGCCTTCCAAATTTAAG GTGTATATTTTGAGAGTGAATGGCTTAGGTGAAGTGGACGCTGCTCTTGGCCTACTCAGATTAGAGACTCGTGCAAAGCAGACATGTATTA ATCATGCAGGAAAGAATAATGCAGAGCCTTTTGCCCAAGATATTAATCAATACGAAGTCCACAGGAATAGCTTGTCTTATCCTAGTGCTGAAGAAAATCAATCAGACAATGGCAGTTTTGATATTGGCTCCAGTGAAGTGGAAGGCATTAGGTCATCACCAGAAGCAAATGCTGAATTCAAACAATCGAGAG ATGCCATTGGAGCTTCCAAGATTTCCCCCCCACAAGCTGATTTTGTGGCTTGGGACAACACTTTGGCTGGCTTTGAGCTTTTGGGTATGAATGTTGGTGTTTTACGCAACAGGGCGAGCCGGCTTCTGGACCTTGCTTTTGAATCAAAAACACAAGTGAAATCAAGGAGGTTCAAGGAAGCCGAACCTGAGAGAGCTTATGTAGAACAGGAAGCAAGGTCTCTTAAATTGCAGCTTCTGGAAAAAAGGGAGGAAATGGGCAGGCTGGATGCTGATATAGAGGCATTGAAAGTGAATGCTAGGAGGCATAAGCTAATGTTTGAGGCAGTTGTTAATGCTCCATGGTAA
- the LOC18607915 gene encoding B3 domain-containing protein Os01g0234100 isoform X7, with translation MMMHMKMKVKVEEEEPTQMQQEPLVDEDEEDHLPISQLFQLLKQRQHQSLLSSSSSSMSMEIHDYPQKAARKRPRDKHSNDHVIKALPAVKGKAEEAWANSSANKRAEEVQANLPAEFPSFFKIMIPSMVCGCFWMALPKEFCQLHLPSHNTTVVLVDEGGKEYKTNFIVQRRALSGGWRKFSQEHGLLVGDALVFLLIRPSKFKVYILRVNGLGEVDAALGLLRLETRAKQTCINHAGKNNAEPFAQDINQYEVHRNSLSYPSAEENQSDNGSFDIGSSEVEGIRSSPEANAEFKQSRDAIGASKISPPQADFVAWDNTLAGFELLGMNVGVLRNRASRLLDLAFESKTQVKSRRFKEAEPERAYVEQEARSLKLQLLEKREEMGRLDADIEALKVNARRHKLMFEAVVNAPW, from the exons ATGATGATGCACATGAAAATGAAAGTGAAGGTGGAGGAGGAGGAGCCCACGCAAATGCAGCAAGAGCctttggttgatgaagatgaagaagaccATCTGCCCATTTCTCAACTTTTTCAGCTCCTTAAACAACGCCAACACCaatctcttctttcttcttcttcttcttccatgtcCATG GAAATTCATGATTATCCTCAGAAGGCTGCAAG GAAGAGGCCAAGGGACAAGCATTCCAACGATCATGTTATCAAGGCTTTGCCAGCTGTCAAAGGGAAAGCGGAAGAGGCTTGGGCGAACTCCTCTGCAAACAAGAGAGCAGAAGAGGTTCAAGCAAATTTACCAGCTGAATTCCCTAGTTTTTTTAAGATTATGATCCCATCAATGGTTTGTGGTTGCTTTTGGATG GCATTACCTAAGGAATTTTGCCAACTGCATTTGCCAAGTCATAATACGACCGTagtcttggttgatgaaggtGGAAAAGaatacaaaacaaattttattgttcaAAGGAGGGCGCTGAGTGGTGGGTGGAGGAAGTTTTCCCAAGAACATGGTTTACTTGTTGGGGATGCTTTAGTTTTCCTTTTGATCAGGCCTTCCAAATTTAAG GTGTATATTTTGAGAGTGAATGGCTTAGGTGAAGTGGACGCTGCTCTTGGCCTACTCAGATTAGAGACTCGTGCAAAGCAGACATGTATTA ATCATGCAGGAAAGAATAATGCAGAGCCTTTTGCCCAAGATATTAATCAATACGAAGTCCACAGGAATAGCTTGTCTTATCCTAGTGCTGAAGAAAATCAATCAGACAATGGCAGTTTTGATATTGGCTCCAGTGAAGTGGAAGGCATTAGGTCATCACCAGAAGCAAATGCTGAATTCAAACAATCGAGAG ATGCCATTGGAGCTTCCAAGATTTCCCCCCCACAAGCTGATTTTGTGGCTTGGGACAACACTTTGGCTGGCTTTGAGCTTTTGGGTATGAATGTTGGTGTTTTACGCAACAGGGCGAGCCGGCTTCTGGACCTTGCTTTTGAATCAAAAACACAAGTGAAATCAAGGAGGTTCAAGGAAGCCGAACCTGAGAGAGCTTATGTAGAACAGGAAGCAAGGTCTCTTAAATTGCAGCTTCTGGAAAAAAGGGAGGAAATGGGCAGGCTGGATGCTGATATAGAGGCATTGAAAGTGAATGCTAGGAGGCATAAGCTAATGTTTGAGGCAGTTGTTAATGCTCCATGGTAA
- the LOC18607915 gene encoding B3 domain-containing protein Os01g0234100 isoform X6: protein MGNWFLEQEIHDYPQKAARKRPRDKHSNDHVIKALPAVKGKAEEAWANSSANKRAEEVQANLPAEFPSFFKIMIPSMVCGCFWMALPKEFCQLHLPSHNTTVVLVDEGGKEYKTNFIVQRRALSGGWRKFSQEHGLLVGDALVFLLIRPSKFKVYILRVNGLGEVDAALGLLRLETRAKQTCINHAGKNNAEPFAQDINQYEVHRNSLSYPSAEENQSDNGSFDIGSSEVEGIRSSPEANAEFKQSRDAIGASKISPPQADFVAWDNTLAGFELLGMNVGVLRNRASRLLDLAFESKTQVKSRRFKEAEPERAYVEQEARSLKLQLLEKREEMGRLDADIEALKVNARRHKLMFEAVVNAPCMGI, encoded by the exons ATGGGTAATTGGTTTCTTGAGCAGGAAATTCATGATTATCCTCAGAAGGCTGCAAG GAAGAGGCCAAGGGACAAGCATTCCAACGATCATGTTATCAAGGCTTTGCCAGCTGTCAAAGGGAAAGCGGAAGAGGCTTGGGCGAACTCCTCTGCAAACAAGAGAGCAGAAGAGGTTCAAGCAAATTTACCAGCTGAATTCCCTAGTTTTTTTAAGATTATGATCCCATCAATGGTTTGTGGTTGCTTTTGGATG GCATTACCTAAGGAATTTTGCCAACTGCATTTGCCAAGTCATAATACGACCGTagtcttggttgatgaaggtGGAAAAGaatacaaaacaaattttattgttcaAAGGAGGGCGCTGAGTGGTGGGTGGAGGAAGTTTTCCCAAGAACATGGTTTACTTGTTGGGGATGCTTTAGTTTTCCTTTTGATCAGGCCTTCCAAATTTAAG GTGTATATTTTGAGAGTGAATGGCTTAGGTGAAGTGGACGCTGCTCTTGGCCTACTCAGATTAGAGACTCGTGCAAAGCAGACATGTATTA ATCATGCAGGAAAGAATAATGCAGAGCCTTTTGCCCAAGATATTAATCAATACGAAGTCCACAGGAATAGCTTGTCTTATCCTAGTGCTGAAGAAAATCAATCAGACAATGGCAGTTTTGATATTGGCTCCAGTGAAGTGGAAGGCATTAGGTCATCACCAGAAGCAAATGCTGAATTCAAACAATCGAGAG ATGCCATTGGAGCTTCCAAGATTTCCCCCCCACAAGCTGATTTTGTGGCTTGGGACAACACTTTGGCTGGCTTTGAGCTTTTGGGTATGAATGTTGGTGTTTTACGCAACAGGGCGAGCCGGCTTCTGGACCTTGCTTTTGAATCAAAAACACAAGTGAAATCAAGGAGGTTCAAGGAAGCCGAACCTGAGAGAGCTTATGTAGAACAGGAAGCAAGGTCTCTTAAATTGCAGCTTCTGGAAAAAAGGGAGGAAATGGGCAGGCTGGATGCTGATATAGAGGCATTGAAAGTGAATGCTAGGAGGCATAAGCTAATGTTTGAGGCAGTTGTTAATGCTCCATG catGGGGATTTAG
- the LOC18607915 gene encoding B3 domain-containing protein Os01g0234100 isoform X5: protein MGNWFLEQEIHDYPQKAARLVNSSVTFFIYSQYCTQICLSTVDLVHLYGCKRKRPRDKHSNDHVIKALPAVKGKAEEAWANSSANKRAEEVQANLPAEFPSFFKIMIPSMVCGCFWMALPKEFCQLHLPSHNTTVVLVDEGGKEYKTNFIVQRRALSGGWRKFSQEHGLLVGDALVFLLIRPSKFKVYILRVNGLGEVDAALGLLRLETRAKQTCINHAGKNNAEPFAQDINQYEVHRNSLSYPSAEENQSDNGSFDIGSSEVEGIRSSPEANAEFKQSRDAIGASKISPPQADFVAWDNTLAGFELLGMNVGVLRNRASRLLDLAFESKTQVKSRRFKEAEPERAYVEQEARSLKLQLLEKREEMGRLDADIEALKVNARRHKLMFEAVVNAPCMGI, encoded by the exons ATGGGTAATTGGTTTCTTGAGCAGGAAATTCATGATTATCCTCAGAAGGCTGCAAGGTTGGTAAATTCATCGGTaactttttttatctattctCAGTATTGTACACAAATTTGCTTAAGTACCGTTGATCTGGTTCATCTTTATGGATGCAAAAGGAAGAGGCCAAGGGACAAGCATTCCAACGATCATGTTATCAAGGCTTTGCCAGCTGTCAAAGGGAAAGCGGAAGAGGCTTGGGCGAACTCCTCTGCAAACAAGAGAGCAGAAGAGGTTCAAGCAAATTTACCAGCTGAATTCCCTAGTTTTTTTAAGATTATGATCCCATCAATGGTTTGTGGTTGCTTTTGGATG GCATTACCTAAGGAATTTTGCCAACTGCATTTGCCAAGTCATAATACGACCGTagtcttggttgatgaaggtGGAAAAGaatacaaaacaaattttattgttcaAAGGAGGGCGCTGAGTGGTGGGTGGAGGAAGTTTTCCCAAGAACATGGTTTACTTGTTGGGGATGCTTTAGTTTTCCTTTTGATCAGGCCTTCCAAATTTAAG GTGTATATTTTGAGAGTGAATGGCTTAGGTGAAGTGGACGCTGCTCTTGGCCTACTCAGATTAGAGACTCGTGCAAAGCAGACATGTATTA ATCATGCAGGAAAGAATAATGCAGAGCCTTTTGCCCAAGATATTAATCAATACGAAGTCCACAGGAATAGCTTGTCTTATCCTAGTGCTGAAGAAAATCAATCAGACAATGGCAGTTTTGATATTGGCTCCAGTGAAGTGGAAGGCATTAGGTCATCACCAGAAGCAAATGCTGAATTCAAACAATCGAGAG ATGCCATTGGAGCTTCCAAGATTTCCCCCCCACAAGCTGATTTTGTGGCTTGGGACAACACTTTGGCTGGCTTTGAGCTTTTGGGTATGAATGTTGGTGTTTTACGCAACAGGGCGAGCCGGCTTCTGGACCTTGCTTTTGAATCAAAAACACAAGTGAAATCAAGGAGGTTCAAGGAAGCCGAACCTGAGAGAGCTTATGTAGAACAGGAAGCAAGGTCTCTTAAATTGCAGCTTCTGGAAAAAAGGGAGGAAATGGGCAGGCTGGATGCTGATATAGAGGCATTGAAAGTGAATGCTAGGAGGCATAAGCTAATGTTTGAGGCAGTTGTTAATGCTCCATG catGGGGATTTAG